The DNA segment TCTAGTTCTGCTGAGGTGACATCGTAACCGTCGGGCTGGAAAATCGGATCGTATCCAAAACCACCTTCACCTGCTACTTCGTATCGTAGTCGTCCCATCATTCGTCCTTCGCAAACGAATTCTCGCCCGTCTGGCAATACCAGCGCTGCCGCGCACAAGAAGTAACCGGTACGATGTTCGGCTTTGACGTCGGAGAGTTGGGCTAGAAGCAGATCCAAGTTGGCTTGATCGTCGCCGTGTTTTCCGCACCAGCGCGCGGAGAAAATTCCTGGTGCACCGCCCAACACGTCAACGCAGATTCCCGAATCATCTGCCACGGCCGCAATTCCGGTGAGCCCAGCAATCTGACGGGCTTTGATGAGCGCATTGCCAGCAAACGTAACGGCGTCTTCGACTGGTTCTTCGATATCGTAGTGCCCGACCGACTGGATGCGGTTCATGTTGACGCCGGGGAGCAACGGCCCTAGTATTTCACGCAGTTCACCGACTTTGTGTGCGTTGCGTGTGGCAAGAATCAGTTGTGCGTCTGGAGTCTCGATAGTCATCAGTTACCGTTTTCACGTGCTTGACGCTGCTTAATAGTAAGCTCTTCACAGCCTTTTGTTGCAAGATCAAGTAGGACGCCGAGTTCGGCGCGGTCGAATGGTTCACCTTCGGCGGTTCCTTGGACTTCAACAAATTTTCCAGAGCCAGTCATCACCACGTTCATATCTGTCTCCGCACGCACGTCTTCTTCGTAGGGCAGATCAAGACATGGCACGCCGTCGATGATGCCGACGGAGATCGCGGCGACTGAATCTTTGAGTACTGGCTTACCAACTCGTGGCTTAATATGCCCTTGTGCGATACCCCAGTCGATGGCGTCGGCGAGTGCAACATAAGCTCCGGTGATTGAAGCGGTGCGGGTTCCGCCGTCAGCCTGTAAAACGTCACAGTCGAGGACGATCGTGTTCTCCCCCAAGGCGCTCATATCGACGACGGCGCGCAAGGCGCGTCCGACTAGGCGGGAGATTTCTTGGGTACGGCCCGAAACTTTTCCTTTCACCGATTCACGCTGGTTACGGGTGGAGGTGGCACGTGGCAACATAGCGTATTCGCCAGTTACCCAACCTTCTCCAGAATCTTTGCGCCACCGCGGAACACCTTCAGTAAAGGAGGCAACACACAGCACTTTGGTGTTGCCAAATTCGACGAGGACAGAGCCTTCGCCAGTATCAAGGAAATTCCGGGTGATCTTAACTGGGCGAAGTTCATCGGTTGAGCGACCGTCGGCGCGAGAAAATGTAGTCATAGGATTAGTTTACCGCTGTTGTGATGTAGTACAGGACAAATGCCAGCATTTGGCGGTGTGTCAGCACTGACGTTTGAAACAAGGATTAGCAGATTGGAGCAAACATCCTAAAAGCACACCGCGAAAAATTAGGAGAATTGTACAAATATTACTTTACTAGCTTATCTACTACAGGTATAATGAATTTCACCACATTAAGATGTATCGAAAGGTTTCAAGACTATGTTTCAAAAAAACGTTTCATAGTACATATAGTTACCTTGGTAACGTTGGCGTTGGGTGCGAACGTGGGTATTGCAAATGCCTCAACTTACTTAGAAACAGATCATGCTAATCATGTACTTTATGAAGACGAAGACAGTATCGTAGTAGCAATAGATGAGTCAGTAGGGTTTCACTGTACTGACACAGGCACTGCTAAACATAGCATAGTTGCGGGACTTGTACCGCTATCTATTGGTGATCCCTACCCTCAAAATCCCGGCGCAAAGGTATGTAACGAGCACTTTATTTCAAGAGCTGACTTACAGACTAACGGGGATCTATATACTCCTCGAGTTCGGGCCTCAGTAAAGTTGGGATATTGGGCGACGTTAACCGCGGTGACCGAGATGTTGACAAGGCGAGGTCTGCCATGGCTCGGAATCACTCTTGGACTCATAGACACAGTACGAATAAGACCAGAAAATTGGTGGAATGAGACTCTGGCCATGGCTTTTACCGGAAAAATTCGAGGTGTGGAAATGAAGATCTATTGCAATTACAGCGGTGGATATCCTAGGGCCTATAAAATCCTGAGAAGAGTATGATGCCTCGTTGGTGGTTTGGTATTGGGCTGGCTATTTCTTGGACTCTCATTTTCTTGACCAGCATCAATGACACAGATTTTTGGTATTCAGCATTTAATTCGGATCTGCGGTTCTTGCTGATCGCTCCGCAATGGCTAGCAATCTATATGTTTTCCGGGAAAGCCACTAACCCAAGGTGGGCTTACTCAGCATTATCTACAGTGATCTTTTTCGCGTCTTTATTTGCTTTGGACAGCTACTACAACGTCGTCCTCAATATACGTGGCCAGAATAGTGCGCCAATGGCTATCATCGTTCTTCTTTTCCTCGTGAACTTCTTTTCGCTCTTGGCAATGGCTCGTTACGGCAAACGATATAACCACCAGCGCAAACAATCGAGAGCAGAAAAAGCTCTCGAACAGGCAGAGCTCTAAACCAAACAGCTTTGATGCGCAAAGTACACCAAAGCTGAGAATCGCGAGAACATCTTCGGGTTCGCCGTCGATAATGCCAACAGCGTTTGGACAGTGCGGTTTGGCAGCATTTGACGGTGTGTCAGTACTGACGTTTGAAACAAGGATTAACAGATTGGAGCAAACATCCTAAAAGCACACCGCGAAAAATTAGGAGAATGATAAAAATAATGGTCTACCGATTCACTCACAACATATATGATGGCGCTTGTCACACTCGCGATATTTGAAAAGATTCACGATCAGATATCCGCAATAATTTCATGGTAGATCTAGTTGCCCTGGGCTTGTTGGCATGGAGTGCGAACGCACGTACTGCCGGCCTTTGAATAGTTACGGATTCTATTCCGCTGTCTATTGGAGTTCCATATACTCTTCGGGTTTATTCCTCAGTGAGTTTAGAATACTTGGCAACGTTGACCGCAGTGACCGAGATATTGGCAAACGTGGTTTACTATAGCTTTTCCCGAAAGAATTCGGAATGTAAGCATAAAGATCTACCGTAACCATAGTGGTACATATCCTAGAGCCTTTAAAATCCTGAGGAGAGTATGCTGCCTCGGTGGTGATTTAGTGTTGGGCTGGCTATTTCTTGGACTGTCATTTTCTTGACCAGCATCAACTACACAGATTTTTGGGTTCTGCGTCCAATTCGGATCTGGAGGATGGTCCGCCACGGGAAAGCGTACACCCATCAAAGACGTAAACAGCGCAGATAACCGATATAACAACTTAGGGCCAGATGATATCTGGCCCTAAGTTGTATCTGCGTTTTATACTCGCGCAGTAGTTATTTCACTTTTCTACACTCACAGTCTTTGGTGTGCGAAGTACACCGAAGCCAATAATTCCTAGAACGACGCCGAGAACCATCAGTGCGATGCCGGCGTAGATTGCAATGGTGCCAAGTAGCCACCAGCCGTATGCGTTCAGGAGCATACCACGCAAAGTATCGCCCATGAACAAGGTCTCACGAAGATCGCCGAGCTTGGCAATTTCCGCTTCGGACATAGTGCCACTCTTCTTTGCAACCATGAATTCTCCGGAGACTTCTTGATAGGTCTTACCATCGGAGGCTGCCATCATGTGCTGCCATACGTAGTTGTTAGCGAACAAGCGTGCCTGATCGCCGGTAGTAAGTTGGGTTCCAACATGTGGAGTGAGGAGTTCTTGGGATTCTTTATCAGCAAGTCGGGCGATGCCTTCTTCGCTTGGCATATCGATGCGCTCTTGGGAGAGCTGTTCGGTAACGTAGCTATGGGCGAAGTTGCCACCGAAGGTAGCTCCCGCACCGAGAATAATAAGAACGACGGCGAACACCTTTGCTATTGCCGCATAGATTGCTTTGTTCATGTCGGTTTCCCTTTCGAAAGCACACCACTAACGATGTCCTATCGTCTTTTCATATCATGATGCAATGTACTTGATTATTACACTAAATAAAATACAATTTTCAACTACGTCATAGCGTATATAGAATTATGCGTACACAACAAAATTAAATCCGAGGCTCCTTGCCTACGAAATCACAGAAAATGGAGCAGCTTTAGATCATAAAAACATCCCTAGCTTGATCCACGTGAACTTCGCCACCAAAAATGCGATGTGCACCGACAACATTCTCATTCGCTCGCGCCAGACCGCGTAGCCAAGAAAAACCTCTACACCACGTAGGTGAAACCGTGAGAACTACGCCCCAGAAGAATTAACGACAACGACTACCGCAGGTTAAGACTTGACATACCCTTTTCGGTCAACCGAACAGCAACGGGACGCTGCGACACCTGCTCCACCCATCTACCTTCGACAAGCTCGTTGATGTGTCTATTGATAGTGGGGGTCGATTTCTTCACATACCGCTCTAAGTCTCGACGTTCCACTGCGTTCCCATCAGAAAAAAGTGCCGCTTGGGCAAGAATCCACAAAATCGTAAAACACTCAGTATCCACATCAAACGTCTTTAGATGTTCCTGAACTATCGCCAAGCGATTATACGCTTCATCTAACTGATTTAAAGCATCTCGTTGTGCCTCAAGTATGAGATCAAGGAAGAACAACACAAAATGTGTAGCCTCGCCACGATTAAGTGGATGCTCAACGTCCGCAAACTGCCTATAGTATGCGTTCTTGTTTTCATTGATACGAGCAGAAACACTCAGAGCCGTTATCGGCCACCCCCTTTCGGCAAGTTTACGCGCGAGAATAAATCTACCCGTTCTGCCATTTCCATCGTAAAACGGGTGCACAATTTCGAACATAAGATGAGAGATGATTGCGCTAATTACGTGCGAACCAGAAGGCTGGGTTAGTTCCTGCAGCATCACTTCGAGACCTTCGACTATTTTCCGCTCTGGCTGAAAACCCGTATGGATGACTTTCTGCGATGCTGCGATCACATGCACCGGCTGGGCGCGAAATAGCTCACCATCTGGAGCATCAGATCCGTCAACCTCTCCCCTCGTTACCGCATCATAAATAGCTCGAATGTCTGCAGGGGTCCGAAGTGGCAATTCTGCCAGGTCAGTAGTCAAAGACGCTAGAAGGTGAACCAGAGATGAGAGTCGGATATTCACATTTTCGTCTGCATCATACGCCGCCAGCGCCTCTTTACGCGTTGAATTAATCCCCTCAATGTCATTAGTTGCAACTGTTTCATCCGCGATCAAGAGGCGAATATAGCGTTTCATAACGATGTCCGGGAGCAGATTCGTATATTTTTGAATTTCGCTCGCCATCTGAGAAATTTCTTCAACCTTCGACATCATAGAAGCAGTAACCACATAGAACATCGAATAGTTACCAACAGGGAATTTCAAGGTTACGCATGAAGGGGAATCAATCCGCCGACGGAACTCTCCTTCGTCAGCACCAAGACCCTGGTAACTGAGCTTTTTAAGAGAAAGATACTCGTCCATACGCACCCCGCCACGCTTCCTTATTTAAAAAATGGCACGATTTTTTCAATAAGGAACATGTTATCGCATTCTTATTGAAAAATTCACCCGTTTTTCAATAAAGCAAAGGCAACGTCGGACCTCAAATACCGATCACAAACTATCTACTAAATCGTGAAGACCGCTCCAGCTTGAGCCACATGAACCTCGCCTGTAAAAACACTGCGCGCGTCAGCTAAGTTCTTCTCCGCGTTCGTCCACGGTTGAAGATGCGTCAACACCAAACGCGC comes from the Arcanobacterium phocisimile genome and includes:
- the rph gene encoding ribonuclease PH; protein product: MTTFSRADGRSTDELRPVKITRNFLDTGEGSVLVEFGNTKVLCVASFTEGVPRWRKDSGEGWVTGEYAMLPRATSTRNQRESVKGKVSGRTQEISRLVGRALRAVVDMSALGENTIVLDCDVLQADGGTRTASITGAYVALADAIDWGIAQGHIKPRVGKPVLKDSVAAISVGIIDGVPCLDLPYEEDVRAETDMNVVMTGSGKFVEVQGTAEGEPFDRAELGVLLDLATKGCEELTIKQRQARENGN
- the rdgB gene encoding RdgB/HAM1 family non-canonical purine NTP pyrophosphatase; protein product: MTIETPDAQLILATRNAHKVGELREILGPLLPGVNMNRIQSVGHYDIEEPVEDAVTFAGNALIKARQIAGLTGIAAVADDSGICVDVLGGAPGIFSARWCGKHGDDQANLDLLLAQLSDVKAEHRTGYFLCAAALVLPDGREFVCEGRMMGRLRYEVAGEGGFGYDPIFQPDGYDVTSAELEPAEKNRISHRGRAFTELAPLLAQHVFTR
- a CDS encoding Fic family protein, producing MDEYLSLKKLSYQGLGADEGEFRRRIDSPSCVTLKFPVGNYSMFYVVTASMMSKVEEISQMASEIQKYTNLLPDIVMKRYIRLLIADETVATNDIEGINSTRKEALAAYDADENVNIRLSSLVHLLASLTTDLAELPLRTPADIRAIYDAVTRGEVDGSDAPDGELFRAQPVHVIAASQKVIHTGFQPERKIVEGLEVMLQELTQPSGSHVISAIISHLMFEIVHPFYDGNGRTGRFILARKLAERGWPITALSVSARINENKNAYYRQFADVEHPLNRGEATHFVLFFLDLILEAQRDALNQLDEAYNRLAIVQEHLKTFDVDTECFTILWILAQAALFSDGNAVERRDLERYVKKSTPTINRHINELVEGRWVEQVSQRPVAVRLTEKGMSSLNLR